A single genomic interval of Canis lupus dingo isolate Sandy chromosome 6, ASM325472v2, whole genome shotgun sequence harbors:
- the MYBPHL gene encoding myosin-binding protein H-like, which yields MEAAAGSTWKGEESSPAGAEGHPASPQQEPGSPLPQLLPPVEEHPKIWLPRTLRQTYIRKVGDTVNLLIPFQGKPKPRATWTHDGYALDASRVSVRNGEQDSILFIREAQRADSGRYQLSVQLGELEATATIDILVIERPGPPQSIKLVDVWGSNATLEWTPPQDTGNAALLGYTVQKADTKSGLWFTVLERYHHTSFTVSDLIVGNSYSFRVFAENQCGLSETAPITADLAHIQKAATISKTEGFAQRDFSEAPKFTQPLADCTTVTGYDTQLFCCVRASPKPKIIWLKNKMDIQGNPKYRALSHLGICSLEIRKPGPFDGGIYTCKAVNPLGEASVDCRVDVKGECRMHPLSPQLKNSEPSHKPAWSQAWLAPLAGVLGTVIIRMYLGRRFNYPTSYLSPNIIL from the exons ATGGAGGCGGCCGCGGGATCCACATGGAAGGGGGAGGAATCGAGCCCGGCCGGGGCTGAAGGGCACCCAGCTTCACCTCAACAAGAGCCCGGcagcccccttccccagctcctgccccctgTCGAAG AGCACCCCAAGATCTGGCTACCTCGGACCCTGAGGCAGACATATATCCGGAAGGTCGGAGACACTGTGAACCTACTAATCCCATTCCAG GGCAAACCCAAACCTCGAGCCACCTGGACACATGACGGCTATGCCTTGGATGCCAGCCGTGTGAGTGTGCGGAATGGGGAGCAGGACTCCATCCTCTTCATCCGAGAAGCCCAACGTGCTGACTCGGGTCGCTACCAGCTCAGTGTGCAGCTGGGAGAGCTGGAGGCCACTGCTACCATTGACATCCTGGTTATCG AGAGGCCAGGCCCTCCTCAGAGTATCAAGTTGGTGGATGTTTGGGGCTCCAATGCTACTCTGGAGTGGACACCTCCCCAAGACACAGGCAACGCAGCACTCCTAGGATACACCGTACAGAAGGCTGACACAAAAtctggg CTATGGTTCACAGTGCTGGAGCGTTATCACCACACCAGCTTCACGGTTTCCGACCTCATCGTGGGCAACTCCTACTCATTTCGAGTCTTTGCTGAGAACCAGTGTGGCCTCAGTGAGACAGCCCCCATCACTGCTGACCTTGCCCACATCCAGAAAGCAG CTACCATTTCTAAGACTGAGGGGTTTGCACAGCGAGATTTCTCTGAAGCCCCGAAGTTCACCCAGCCTTTGGCAGACTGCACCACAGTCACTGGCTATGACACCCAGCTCTTCTGCTGTGTCCGCGCCTCTCCCAAG CCAAAGATCATCTGGCTGAAGAACAAGATGGATATTCAAGGCAACCCCAAGTACAGAGCTCTCAGTCACCTGGGAATCTGCTCTTTGGAAATCCGCAAGCCTGGTCCCTTTGACGGGGGTATCTACACCTGCAAGGCAGTTAACCCCCTGGGGGAGGCGTCTGTGGACTGCCGGGTGGATGTCAAAGGTGAGTGCAGAATGCATCCCCTCTCTCCACAGCTGAAAAATTCAGAGCCAAGCCACAAGCCTGCATGGAGCCAGGCTTGGCTGGCTCCCCTTGCAGGTGTTCTAGGCACTGTCATCATCAGGATGTATTTGGGGAGGCGCTTTAATTATCCAACATCTTATTTATCTCCCAACATAATTCTGTAA